In Desulfofundulus kuznetsovii DSM 6115, the following are encoded in one genomic region:
- a CDS encoding DUF488 domain-containing protein codes for MRVYTIGFSQKSAKEFFGKLQDVGIKNLIDVRLNNTSQLAGFTKRDDLAFFLKQLCGAEYIHEPLLAPTQEMLDAYRKKQDTWQDYERKFLALMADRKIEEKISKDLFNVPTVLLCSENSAKRCHRRLVLEYLQKKWGGLEIVHL; via the coding sequence TTGCGCGTATACACAATAGGCTTTTCCCAAAAGTCAGCGAAAGAATTTTTCGGGAAGCTTCAAGACGTTGGGATCAAGAACCTTATAGATGTACGGCTTAACAATACTTCCCAATTGGCAGGATTTACAAAACGTGATGACCTTGCCTTTTTTCTTAAACAGCTATGTGGTGCAGAGTATATTCACGAACCTTTACTGGCCCCTACTCAGGAGATGCTTGATGCCTACAGGAAAAAGCAGGATACATGGCAGGATTACGAACGAAAGTTTCTTGCGCTCATGGCCGATCGCAAGATCGAGGAGAAAATCAGCAAGGACCTTTTTAATGTTCCGACCGTTCTTTTATGCAGTGAGAATTCGGCGAAGCGTTGCCACCGGCGGCTGGTGCTGGAGTACCTTCAAAAAAAATGGGGCGGGTTAGAGATAGTACACCTGTAG
- a CDS encoding PIN domain-containing protein, with amino-acid sequence MTGKNGDRQFVDTNVLVYAHDTSAGEKHARAKALVAELWQSGNGCLSVQVLQEFYVTVTQKVRKPLAPETASRIIEYLSNWRVHTPDAGDVLEAIRIQQRYAISFWDAMIIRSAQALDCRVIWSEDLNPGQYYGEAKVVNPFSR; translated from the coding sequence ATGACCGGTAAAAATGGCGACCGGCAGTTTGTGGATACCAACGTGCTGGTTTATGCCCACGATACCTCGGCCGGGGAAAAGCACGCCCGGGCTAAAGCTCTGGTCGCAGAACTCTGGCAATCGGGCAACGGCTGCCTCAGCGTGCAGGTGTTGCAGGAATTCTACGTGACGGTAACGCAAAAGGTCCGCAAGCCGCTTGCGCCGGAAACGGCATCACGGATCATTGAGTATCTGTCGAACTGGCGCGTGCATACGCCGGATGCCGGTGACGTGCTGGAGGCCATCAGGATTCAACAGAGGTACGCCATATCCTTTTGGGACGCGATGATTATTCGCAGCGCCCAGGCACTGGATTGCAGAGTGATCTGGTCCGAAGACCTGAACCCCGGGCAGTATTATGGCGAGGCGAAGGTCGTAAATCCTTTTTCACGGTAA
- a CDS encoding dual OB domain-containing protein, which yields MAVFKIICLANSIKWRGRCMAGLRMDGGGWVRPVSDDESSKGALFSHHYTLPEGTEVRPLDVVQINVVRPFPQPHQPENWLIGNKPLRLEKHILEEEILSILRSNIASGPDLLGNRADRISYDMFARSPASSSLVLIEPENAYWYITKDIRNRRQVRAVFHLSGQPYNLVVTDPYCHERLRNLPPGCYPFYEAPGLKQDDKILFTISLGEPFEWDNCCYKLVAGVIVLPRHWRNRL from the coding sequence GTGGCTGTATTTAAGATTATTTGTTTAGCCAATTCCATAAAATGGCGCGGGAGATGCATGGCGGGTTTGAGGATGGACGGTGGAGGTTGGGTACGTCCGGTTTCTGATGATGAGTCCTCAAAGGGAGCGCTTTTCTCGCACCATTATACACTCCCGGAAGGAACCGAGGTTCGGCCACTAGACGTAGTGCAAATTAACGTGGTTCGACCTTTTCCCCAGCCCCATCAACCGGAAAATTGGTTAATCGGAAATAAACCATTGCGACTTGAAAAGCATATTTTAGAGGAGGAGATTCTCAGCATTCTCCGTAGCAATATTGCTTCAGGTCCCGACTTACTGGGAAACCGTGCTGATCGTATATCTTATGATATGTTTGCCAGGAGTCCTGCTAGCTCATCCTTAGTTCTTATTGAACCAGAAAATGCCTATTGGTACATAACGAAGGATATTAGAAACAGACGCCAAGTGCGGGCCGTGTTTCATTTAAGCGGGCAGCCCTACAACCTTGTGGTGACCGATCCATACTGCCATGAACGTCTTAGAAATTTGCCCCCTGGTTGCTACCCGTTTTACGAAGCCCCTGGACTAAAGCAGGATGACAAAATTTTATTTACAATTAGTCTGGGTGAACCGTTTGAATGGGACAATTGTTGCTACAAGCTCGTTGCTGGCGTGATCGTTTTACCCCGCCACTGGAGGAATCGGCTTTGA
- a CDS encoding DUF488 domain-containing protein has protein sequence MMNSCRANEQTKERVVYTIGHSNHTLSHFLGLLWKYGIEVVADIRSQPYSRYVPHFNQKKLERVLTRSGIKYLYLGKELGGRPKEPEFYDEGGIVNYSRMAESEPFQRGMACLIEELSKYRVTLMCGEEDPTMCHRRLLVGRALAGQGITVYHIRGDGQLETEAQLKAEKKVEGRKFQQLSLF, from the coding sequence ATGATGAATAGTTGTCGCGCCAACGAGCAAACCAAAGAGCGTGTGGTTTATACTATCGGCCATTCCAACCACACCTTAAGCCATTTTCTTGGTTTGCTCTGGAAATACGGTATCGAGGTTGTTGCCGATATTCGCTCGCAGCCTTACTCACGGTATGTGCCACACTTCAATCAAAAAAAGTTAGAGCGGGTGTTAACACGAAGCGGAATAAAATACCTCTACCTGGGGAAAGAATTGGGTGGCCGGCCAAAGGAACCAGAGTTTTATGATGAAGGCGGAATAGTCAATTATTCCCGCATGGCGGAGTCTGAACCATTTCAACGGGGGATGGCATGCTTGATTGAGGAATTATCGAAGTACCGGGTGACCTTAATGTGCGGTGAGGAGGATCCAACAATGTGCCACCGGCGGCTGCTCGTTGGGCGCGCCCTTGCTGGACAGGGGATCACCGTCTACCACATCCGGGGTGATGGTCAGTTAGAAACGGAAGCTCAGTTAAAAGCGGAGAAAAAGGTCGAGGGTCGTAAGTTCCAGCAATTATCCCTATTTTAA
- a CDS encoding DUF6364 family protein, with translation MEYQNVTLSLPKEVLRRAKHIAIERGTSLSGLLTHLLEELTRREDEYRRAKEYHLAMLDELDLATKGNATWSRGDLHDR, from the coding sequence GTGGAGTACCAGAATGTTACCCTTTCGCTACCCAAGGAAGTGCTGCGCCGGGCGAAACATATCGCTATTGAGCGGGGGACCTCGCTCTCCGGTCTTCTCACCCACCTGCTCGAGGAACTCACGCGCAGGGAAGACGAGTACCGCAGGGCAAAGGAGTACCACCTGGCCATGCTGGACGAGCTTGACCTGGCGACGAAGGGAAACGCCACGTGGAGCAGGGGCGATCTCCATGACCGGTAA